ATCTGCTGGATGGActagaaagaaaaaaaagacaggaGGCtctggggaaaagaaaagggctCGTATTATAGATAGGTGGCTACCCTTGCCTAGGTAGGCGTAGATCGATCGGGTCCAATCAGGCACGTGGGTTAGAGTAGCTGATAAGATGTAGTGACAGAGAAGCCAACTACTCTTTGAGGTTGGAGATAAGACGGCGGACCTGCCCTCTTGTTGGATAACTTGTAGGGATCagcagaaggagaagggaacACAACAATCGGATCCAAAGCaacgaaacaaaaaaaaaaaaaggcaggAACTGGATGTCACGAATTGGAGTAGCTACCCCTTGTCATGCGGGGTACCCCCCCAGCAAACTGATGCTCTTCCAGTGCTCCTCCCGGCGGACCTGTGACGCCACCAAGACAGGGGAGACATGTAGATACCCCGGCCGGCCCAGCCAGCGGAGAGCCGTCACGACTTTTTCCGAAGCTCTCGTTCGTCGAGAGCATCCGAGAGAGGAGCTCTCTGTAATGCTCTCACACACTCTCAAACTCTTGTCCGGCGGAATATTTCGGGCCGTTTAGGTACCCCTTGCGATGGGCTGGGTTGGCAGCCGAGGAAGACGCGAGATAAGGGGGGGAACTTGTGGGAGTGTGGAAGGTGTGATGAGATTGTGGAATGTTCAGACAGACAGAATGAGAAAAAAGCCGTGTGTTTGCTTGTTTGCTCCCCTCATCAGGGGTCCGTCCCATCTCGAGCGGACACCAAACGGCAGGAAGCCGTTGTCGTCTCCACAAAGCCTCAAAAAaagcccaaaaaaaaccccccaaaaaacgGCCTTGGATCAACGTGAATCTGCCAAGACCCCGCCATCGGGCTGAGGTCTACAGTAGCGCCTCGAGAAAAAAGTGTCCGCTCCATGCCCAAAGCCCCAACAGCGTAACAACACCACGTTTCCAGCTCCGCccctttcctcttttttctctcctgTGAGCAGCCTCCTTATCTCGCATATCGGACGGACGGTTTGCTGCCAAAGACGATGGCTGCCCAAGATGAGGAGCCCCGGATAGCGGGAGCCGATGACGACatggagcagcagcggcatgAAGAAAGGTTCCCCCCTGAAGAGGAAGCTGTAAGTCACTATGGCCCTCATTTCCGTTACCATGCTCAACTCAGCTCTGACCGGAtgttttgttgcttttcAAGTCCATGGTAGCGGACTCCAACGCGCACAAGACCGAGGCCAACTCTCTCTTTGGGTCGGGCAAGTACGACATTGCCATCAACAAGTACGATGAGGCTCTTGCCGTACTTCCCAACTATCTGGACTATGAGCTGGCCGTCTTACGATCCAACATTGCTGCCTGCCACCTGAAACTCGAAGAATGGAAGGAGGCCGTCACAAACGCAACAGCCGCCCTGGACTCTCTTGACAAGCTCGAGGGCAACGGCTCGTCGAAGAAGCAGGaccccaccccacccacGGCAGAagacgaggtggagggtgagaTTGTCAGCTCTGGTGCCAAAGCAGCCGGTCCGGCACTGGGCGATGACGCCCAGCGCAAGCGTCTGAATGATATCTCGAGAATCCGCGCCAAAGCTCTCATGCGTCGTGCTCGGGCCCGGAGTGAGCTGGGCGGGTGGTCCAACCTGGAAGGCGCAATCGAAGACTACAAGCGGCTGTCGACCTTGCCTGCCTACGACACGCTGATGAGCGCGACGGATAAGAAGATTGTCAGCACGCAACTCCGCGCCCTGCCGGCTCGTGCAAAGGCTgcgcaggagaaggagacggcTGAGATGTGggccaagctcaaggacCTGGGCAATGGCATCTTGAAGCCGTTTGGCCTCAGCACTGACAGCTTCAAGATGGTCAAGGACGAGAAGACGGGCGCATACAGCATGAACTTTGCTGGGGGGTCGGGCGGCAAGTGAGGGTGAAGCTGTAGCACGCAGAGATAATGTTTATTCAGTCTAGCTCTTGAGACATTCATGGGTCTTTGcatgttgggtggtggtacCTGAATCCATCCACAAGCAGGTGCGGCTGGAACCTCGGAGAGTATGGCTAGGTACCCAGACGTCCATGGCAGCTTCTGCTAACCTGCCGCATAGGTGTTCGGTGCCTTCCTGGACAGCTCACTTCAAGGAGGGACATTGATCGTCCGCCCAAGAATCCAAACTCTTCCCAACTTTTGTCATCAAAGCTCTTGTTCATTCCCATTCACTCTCCAAACAACTCTCCAGTGCAGTCTCTATCTTACAGCACAGTCTCTATCTCGGTCACGCCAGACATTAATCAAAAATGGAGTCAAGAGCGCACCATCTCCATTACCTCCAGCGCTACGTGGATGTCGACCACTGGCGCCcatacatcaccaccagatACCCCGAGGAGATCCAATCCGGGGATGCCCGCGAATTTGAATACGAAATATTGGGTCAGGACGCCGGCCCACGACCCATCCCAGCCTTCCCCGTTGGCAACCTTGACGAGCTCGACATGCCCCGGAAACTCATCATTTTCTAGGTGAGAAACGGCTTCCGCATTCCGGCATGGATACCCGCTGCCAACCCCGAACTCCAACCCGGCGTCATCACCGACGACCACATCCGAATGGCCtgcatcatcctcatccagaTGGCGCCCGACCTGGCGAGGGAAATCCCCAGACGCTATCTCGAGATCCAGTCCATACTCGACAGGGGAATAGaaagcagcaggagaagggtCCTCACGGAGGAACGTGTCGCCGAGTATGCCCCGCAGGATTGGACCGCTTCCCCCGACGAGGGTGGGCTcaagatggaggaagagcaCTTGCCGGATGTGTACATGAGGATTCTGAGGACGTTTGAGGCTGCGGACGGCAAGGATGGGCCGTTTGGGTTGTTTGCGGATTTGTATCCCGGTGTTCGCGAGCATGACATTATTCCAGCTCCGAAGTGGCCTCGTTGTCTGGGACATTACATTTTTGACCGGGTGGCGCAGCGGAAGGTGACGGATCAGAGGCGTGACGCGTGGGCTGCCGGGAAGTTTGAGAAGAGTCGTGCTGCGATTGCTGCCGAGAAGGCTGCCACTGAGGCGGAGGCTGCcgcgcagcagcagcagctggagcagaagcagcagcaacagcaacagcaacagcaacagcaacagcaacagcagcagcagaaaccccagagaaagagagacaAAATTATTAGTATGATGCAATATGGCGCCCCGAAAGCACCTCTACCATGATTAGATGCCGAGTGAGAGGAGTTGTTTTACTCGGAAGCGATACATGTATCTTTCTTGTCACAGCGGAATGTTTAGGTGGGAGAGAATTTAGGATCGGGCTAGGGGAGAATGGAACATGTTTTGGTTGACGCTCTTTTTCTGATTTGAGTctcttgggcttggtgtGTATGGATACCTTACCTACCATCTTGAAACCGCTCTGCTTATGAGGCATCTCGGAATACCTTTAGACTCTATAGAAACCTTTGTTTGAGCGCCGTTAGATCAGGCAACAGTCTTTaattttctctttcttttttttttcggggCTTTATGCgtgttttatttttttttaaaaaaaaagaggtgTCCGTTACCAATGTCtgagaggtggtgttgatgctgagCAAAGGATTCAGATTCCGACGTCGAGAATTGGAACACATGCTTAGAAACATGCCCTGAGGGCAAGTCGGACTTGTCGGGCTGCTTCACACATGTTCAAAGGACTGGCTATATAAAACAGCAACACAAATAAAACCCAATAGGAGATGTATTGCCTGTACCAAATACAGTAAAGAGCAGTGATGATCTGACAGAgaaacccccttcccaccccaaaaCTCCAATACTATTtcctgcttgttgctgctgtcgttGTAGAGTTAGATACAATCTTTCTTTGTTGGACCACCCTTTTTCTGCAAGATATGACAAGACACCAAGGGAAAGAGCGAGCAGACAAATcatatccatccatccatcaacaaACTAAAAAGCAGAAAAACTAAACATTCCCCCcctgcctacctacccaTGTGTTATTTCCCTTTCGTGtatcccatcccattccATCCATTTCATACAAAAGCGAGAGAGATCGATCAGTCATGTCTTGACTCCAGGGCTTTTTAAACCCTCCCATAAACattcaccaccccatccccccaaatccccacAACCGACATGAAGAACCCCAGTCCCAAGACAGACACCTGGACAACCTGCTTCTTGagccacccctccaccttagccctcacctcctccccgttcgcctcctctccaacctccaacacctcatcctcctcgctctcttcctcttgctcttcACCAAGGACCTCGTAGCTGGCTTCCATTCTCGCGCGGGCAGAGGTagagggcttcttcttcttttgctgggGGAAGGACTTCTTGCTGCCGGCAGTGGTGGCGGGGGAAGAAGGTCCGAGAGAGATGTAAGGAGCGACCAAATCCGTCACGACGAGCTGggagccgaggatgagggccGAGGTGTAGAGGAGGTaggggtggcggaggggtttgggggagagATAGTatgcgaggaggaaggcggttCCAGAGAGGCCGGAGAGGGATCGGAGTTGTTTggtcgaggttgtggtgagggagtcAAAGGCGCGGAGGgctgtggtggcggaggggaggttgaggagggaggggatggtgagggttgttAGGGTGTAGGAGAGGCCCTGGTCAGTGAGCGTCATGTTAGTTGCTGTTCAAGGTGAAGGCATCATGCGATGCCATGTGGAAAGCAACACATAccgtcaacaaccccaacgacACCGTCCCCACAAACTTGAGCGCCGAGACGCCCCTCGTTGCCATGATGTTACGAGTGTGTGCTTAATCTCTTGATCAATCCAGTCTCACTTTCTTATCAAAACGCGCGGATGGCCGTCGAAGGTTCGAAAAGTGTCACCAAGTTTGCCTGACGCAAAGTCGTGGTCGTAAGAAGCCAGTGTTGCCGAGCTCACGGTTAAAGCTTAAGGTCTTGCCTATTGCGTGGTTGGACTGCCCGCCCGCCCCGCCGAaaggaggggatgaggggcTGGATCTTCTTGGTCCAGCCCCGCTGCAACTCACAGCGGCCCGTTTCCACTTTTGCGTCATCGCTCGATCAGGTTAACAAGGGGGTAGCTGATAGaataccctaaccctgatTCAAGATGGAAGACCACACATCCTGCAGATATCCACCCCCCGATGCAACTTGTTTCCCAATATCCGCCACCCCACCAACATCCACTATCGTGAAGGCGCGATGGCAGAGTGGTCTAATGCGTGAGACTCGAAATCTCATCTCTTCGGAGGCGTCGGTTCAAATCCGGCTCGCGTCGATAGGATAAATTTACTTTTACagtttgggtttttttttacacTATTCACGGCCAACACAGCACAACGTTGTCAAGGGCGGATGCTTTATTTCCGGTTTGGCAGCTTCATGTTTGTCTTGCAAGCCAGCTATGATCAAATATCACAGCTTCACAAACCTCTCACACATGTACCCATTAACAGATATACTCACTGTGTTTTGACCGCAGCTGATAGTCTGATACAACTACTGCCACGCATCATTAATTCGCTTGTTCACTCCGCTACATGCCACTCCCGATCATCATAactttcctccccccttcatcctcctctcatctactccctcccatcaaacacaccctcatcaccttccCACTCACTACCAGACCCCTAGTCAACATtcaacctccacaacccatcCCCCAAAAAGTGCgcatcctccatcaccggccccttccccttctccttgatctccctcgtccccataaccagcacccccaccgccgccgcctcctcctttccctcagCCATAACCACAACCGgctcccccttctccaactccctactccacctcccctccccatcagccccTCATTCggcgccccctccccaagcgtctccctcccctccctcgcatCCGGCTCCGGCAACCTCCCGCCCGCAGAAGTCAACCCCGGCGCCATGAGCGTCGCGCCCGACAAGACAAACCGGATAGCACCGCGGTCTATCCTCACGGTGGGGAAGCACTGCGGGAACCGATGCACGAGCTTGAggtggggaaggaggacGTCGCTGTCGTGCTGGAAGAACAGGGGGTTTCCGTCGCAGACGTAGAGGGATACCCGGTCGGGGAGCTTCATCTGCTCGAGGGAGGACTTTTTGGGCATGATCTCTTCgatgaaggggttgaggagggggtaggTCTGCAGGAGCGAGGTCCGGAGGGAGCGCTGGATGGAGGATTtgagtttttgttttggggaaGCGGTGAGGCTTTACAACAGAGGGTTAGTTTCCTTATAGctggagggagaagggggccgTACTCTTTCTTGAAAGGCATCTTGtttgttgaggttgagagagCTGCGCGGCTCTCTTGCGGTGAActttgtggtggttggtttggatcAAGTGAGGGAAGTGGTATGGAGCTGATTTTGAAAATCTCGTCTTCTTATAGCTGCGACTTTGTCTCGTTGTTGTAGCGCAATATATCTGATGATGCTACTCAAAATGCCAGGAGTTGCCTGTTGCTCGGAGGTTGCCCCGCGATGCGGAATTGAATGGAGGGGTAAATCAGAACAATAGCCCCACTTTCAACGTTCCTGGGCCACTGCCAAGGTTGTGATAAGGGGGGGCGATAAGCCTACGAGAGCACCACTGTCGTCACCCGCCCCTTGAGCATCGATGGACGGCACTTGAGAGCATCAACAAAGACGTAGGCATAATGGTGAGAATAGGATTCAGTCATTAAAGTAGGCTATAGCTTCAAACCCGCCCAAAAACATCAACCAGCAGGTATAAGAGCGTAGGTCTAGATGATATCCGCTTCCGGCCCAGTTCAACCCCGCAATCTAACTCCCCTCCAGTTCCTTAACCGTGAGAAACGTGCGAAACAGTCCCGTCTTCCTGGACATGTACATTCAGcctgttggggttgaagtcCTTGGTAACCATCGAGCCTGGCTCGATGACTCTGGTGGATTCAGGGAGGTCCTTCTTGCAGAAGCACTGTTGACAACCATCCGTCAGCATGCTGTTCATTCTTGAGAGGGCGGTTGAAAGGGACATACAGTCTCTGAGCTTGGCTCGTTCTCTGATAGCGTCTTGCCGACAAGCTTGTTCATCCACTCCTGGGTCTTGTCCTCGGGCATGTTGTCGGCTGTTACTCCTGGGACGACGAGAGgcatcttggtgttggttctAGGTTGGTGTTATGAGCGATTCGTGTAGTTATTCTTGGAACGTGCAATGTTCTGCTTTATTGGTATGTTGACCTGTTTGATGTAGATAGGTCTGGGGATCAGGAGGTCAAGATGGGATTTAAGTACGTGGTGGTTGTGCAGGAGCGCTCAAAGGGTCCGATGACGTAGCATTGGCTCTGCCGGCTAGTTGCGGGGCGGGTGAACAAAACGGTGGGACTCAGCCACATCGTGAACATAACTTTATACCAATTAGCAAACAATTGCACACGTGAGCATAAAGCATGTGAAGTGTTCCAGCatctgaagaagaagaaatccAAAATACAGGAGAGGTGAGTAAAAACTGCAAAAGGAATGGTTTTGATTTCGTCCAGGCTCGAACTGGAGACCTTCAGTGTGTTAGACTGACGTGATAACCAACTACACCACGAAACCATAACATGGTTCACTGGTGGTTCCATCAGAGCTAGCCCTTATTGCACAAGCTCTGCCAGCTCTGGAACATGATGTTGCTGGGTGGCATTGCAGGTGGACTCAGGGGTAAAAAGGGGCGCCGGAAGCACAGCATGGTTGCTGCTATCACAGACGAAACAGCAAGCACATTATATCAAGACTTCAAGTTTTCACTTGCCATGTTTCTTTCATAGCTCACCTTGTTTTCAGTTTTCATGTGTCACAATCGGTGTACCTTGCTAAGGGCTTAAGGTTTTTGAGGCATTCAAGCCATTAACTGGACATTGCAAAGATGAAAGCATTGTCTTTAGGGCCACAAGTCTGCTTTTGAGATCCAGGGACGAGTACGTCTCATGTATTAGGTTACTGTGATCCATATCTGAAAGTATTCACCGATCTCGATAGAGGTAGGTCATATGTCAGTTTTGGATCTGAACTTGAAATGGCAGAGTCGGCAAGTCCGACAGTCTTGTCCGGGCTTCCACGTTTCTTTAATGGTTTCCGACTTCCCTGCGGGGAAGACACCAGGCTAGTTTAGGATTCGCCCAGCACAAACAGATCTTGGTACCGACGGGATCTAATAACATCCATGGTTCGTTCGAGAGGCAATATTTTTTGTGGGAATACTCGGACAACTGGTTCCTTAGCTCCTGGTATAAGTGCGCTTGCATGGATTCTGTACTGAGGGAACTTGGAGAAGCTGTGATTATTCTGTAACAAGCTGAAACATAAATGTGCTCTTTAGTACAGTGTGCCTGGGCCAATATGTCTTTCTTGGGGTTTCCTATTGACAACTCTTTACGCAGTAgggagcaaaagaaaaaacacaGCTGCAGGTACCTGGCTGAAACCACGAACACCTCAAAGCTCTAAACCTCCATACAAATTCCCTCTAAAATCTTTGATGGCGTATGGCTGTAGAGTGGCTTCGACTGGACTCTGCAGTTTTACTTACCCATCGCATAGTGTAAAACCACCATGATAGTCCATACGGGTCCTATCAACGCCTCTTCCCTGTGAGAATACACAAAGAGGCCGTCTCGGCATACTATCTCTAAACTGACCATGGTGGCGGACTTCGGAGTCGCCGCCCTCTCAAAAGATTTTGACAGCTGGTATACGTGTCATCGACCCGGATCCAAAATCTGTGCCCTTTTTGACTTTACCTTGGCGGCATTGCAAGCCGGAAGAGGTTGATAATGGGCTGGTCGTGGATATAAAGTGCAGGCGATAAGGCCTCAAATCCATCACGAGCTCAAGCCACAAGGATCGCATTGCTGCCGAGCCCAGCAAACGCACTCCGGGCGCCTGCCTCATGCCAGATCTCCACGGCACTCCGCAACCTTCCCCAACCTTCCGCCTGAAAGCAACCACCTGTTCCGCAACGTCTCATTGGAAGATGTGCTCCCAGTGCCCGGAGGGGCATAGAAAGAACAGCGATGCAGCTGGCCTTGGAGCagatctctctctctctctctctctctctctctctctctctctctctctcttcgcCATTTCACCGTCCTAGGATCAAGCCATACTGGGCAGCCATCTTTTTTCGTGGTCTTTAGGTCATCTGTTCAGCAATCAGCTTATCTCCCCACTTGTATACCTACGTggcccctccaccccgagCGTTTGGTTCGGCGTGGTGATCTGCGGGGAGAAGCCAGTAAGCCCGCCCAATCTCCAGTCGCTCTCAATGTCCTCCCATGGCCTTTTTCGCTTGCCTGTTGAACTTCAGGCTGTGGGAGCCCTTGATCAGCCACAAATCCTGTTTGTTAACTGGAACAACCTAACTCTTAATTGTCACCAGGCAACCCATCTTCAACATAGCGTCCGCCAATCTAAGGTAGAAGGATTCAGCCACATCGCCCTTTCCCTCAAGAGCTGGCTGCTTGGTTATCCCCATCTGCTAGATCATCCATAGTCAAGCGGCATCAAAATCGGTAGTCACcgcgaaaaaaaaagctacGATGCCCAAAGGAGCGACGCAGCATCACTGGCATGTGGTTTCTCTCACCTCGAGTCAAGTCAGCATCCAATGGCACCATTGCTGACATTCTAGGTACCTCCAACTAGCCCGGTGTGCTTCCACATTGCAAAGCCCCGTTGCTATGCGCGGAAACACCTCGTGCAATGCGAAACTCACACCGTGTTCCACTCATCGAGGTCTCAATGGTAAGTCGTGAGTTCACTCCTATCACACCTTTCCTTCTCGACCGGTTTCGAGTCGAATGGACTAGGCCTAGGCTCCAGCATGTGTCGAGCGGCCCGGGAAACCCACACTGGATCTACCGCCAGCGGTCCGGCCAGTTGGAGGGAGGACCAGGTCCGGATCGGTCGGGTTGTCCATATCTCCCAAGGTACTCTGGGGACCTGGCGCCACATCAGATGTGGTATCAACACCCCAACACGACCCAACAGTGGTCAACTTTTCTCTTTGGGCATTGGTTCGAACCCAAGAGGTTGACACCGTCCAACAAGGTCCAGGGCCACCGAGGTGTATCTGTGGTTGACGGGATGGGAAGACGACCTCTGATGGTCCTTCTGAGTCTGAGGTCTCTGGTTCCCTTCATCGTCCAGCATGCATCTAGTCTGGTTGCCATCGTCATCGCTTTCTTTCGGCACAGCTTCTCGGAATCGCGGGACCTTTGGCCCAAGCTGTCTTGATAACTGTGGACAACCTGCTGACTGTTCACCAGCGTCCAATGCCACGATGATGAGCTCCGTGCCGAAAGAGTGCAAAGATCTCAAAGGACGCAAAGCGCCGACGCCGGCGACAAAAGAACC
This window of the Podospora pseudoanserina strain CBS 124.78 chromosome 3, whole genome shotgun sequence genome carries:
- a CDS encoding hypothetical protein (EggNog:ENOG503P4XI) — translated: MATRGVSALKFVGTVSLGLLTGLSYTLTTLTIPSLLNLPSATTALRAFDSLTTTSTKQLRSLSGLSGTAFLLAYYLSPKPLRHPYLLYTSALILGSQLVVTDLVAPYISLGPSSPATTAGSKKSFPQQKKKKPSTSARARMEASYEVLGEEQEEESEEDEVLEVGEEANGEEVRAKVEGWLKKQVVQVSVLGLGFFMSVVGIWGDGVVNVYGRV
- a CDS encoding hypothetical protein (EggNog:ENOG503Q3A3; COG:S), producing the protein MAAQDEEPRIAGADDDMEQQRHEERFPPEEEASMVADSNAHKTEANSLFGSGKYDIAINKYDEALAVLPNYLDYELAVLRSNIAACHLKLEEWKEAVTNATAALDSLDKLEGNGSSKKQDPTPPTAEDEVEGEIVSSGAKAAGPALGDDAQRKRLNDISRIRAKALMRRARARSELGGWSNLEGAIEDYKRLSTLPAYDTLMSATDKKIVSTQLRALPARAKAAQEKETAEMWAKLKDLGNGILKPFGLSTDSFKMVKDEKTGAYSMNFAGGSGGK
- a CDS encoding hypothetical protein (COG:S; EggNog:ENOG503P7GG) — translated: MPLVVPGVTADNMPEDKTQEWMNKLVGKTLSENEPSSETCFCKKDLPESTRVIEPGSMVTKDFNPNRLNVHVQEDGTVSHVSHG
- the TMA20 gene encoding translation machinery-associated protein 20 (COG:J; EggNog:ENOG503P146), with translation MPFKKDLTASPKQKLKSSIQRSLRTSLLQTYPLLNPFIEEIMPKKSSLEQMKLPDRVSLYVCDGNPLFFQHDSDVLLPHLKLVHRFPQCFPTVRIDRGAIRFVLSGATLMAPGLTSAGGRLPEPDAREGRETLGEGAPNEGLMGRGGGVGSWRRGSRLWLWLRERRRRRRWGCWLWGRGRSRRRGRGR